In a single window of the Elaeis guineensis isolate ETL-2024a chromosome 4, EG11, whole genome shotgun sequence genome:
- the LOC140857253 gene encoding LOW QUALITY PROTEIN: E3 SUMO-protein ligase SIZ1-like (The sequence of the model RefSeq protein was modified relative to this genomic sequence to represent the inferred CDS: inserted 1 base in 1 codon) — protein sequence MCAMHMCAGIQVRTTNRAGSQQLGINGRDDGPVITTLCREXTNKICLSRCDARIFCLGVRIARRQMIEQVLKLVPKEEDGEQFGDALARVCRCVGGGTVTDNADSDSDIEVVADSVTVNLRCPMTGSRMKIAGRFRPCAHMGCFDLESFVELNQRSRKWQCPICLRNSSLENIIIDPYFNRITSLMRNCGEDVNEIDVKPDGSWRVKNVGEHQDLGKWHLPDGSLYVANNMEVKPDVDIMKQIKLEGFSEGHNSLKLGIKKNRNGIWEVSKPEDFGHPSSEKHMLENFQNHCQDGIPMSSSPTESYQDGEDPSVNPEGGGRFDFSVNNDHEVDSLSLDIDPTFNIEDKILPAPTKDANIIVLSDSDEDNVTLISPRTAYEAGPADDTRISFPASHPGAPGPDSEELGLRTSGASCLGFFNNDNDDFGLPFWPMQSCPQAGPGFQLFGTDSNVSDALVDVQQHSRGCSPLNEYDLVSGGGLGEISQAHVLSTSHSYAEVNGSLVDNPLAVGDNDPSLQIYLPSQPTVVAEHAETGNHGRMVNGVHSDDWISLTLGDANGGNVDPPSTNKFCSTQQKSGIDSLANAASMLQGMDDGRVNKVSSRQRSNGPFSPPRQPRSVRPRLYPSIDAASD from the exons ATGTGTGCTATGCATATGTGTGCAGGTATTCAAGTGCGAACAACTAATAGGGCGGGCTCACAACAGTTAGGAATTAATGGGCGGGATGATGGTCCAGTT ATCACCACACTCTGCAGGG GAACAAACAAAATTTGTTTATCAAGATGTGATGCTCGCATATTCTGTTTAGGCGTTAGAATTGCCAGACGACAGATGATTGAACAG GTTCTTAAGCTGGTGCCAAAGGAAGAAGATGGTGAACAATTTGGGGATGCACTTGCCCGTGTTTGCCGTTGCGTTGGTGGTGGAACTGTGACAGACAATGCAGATAGTGACAGTGATATTGAAGTGGTGGCAGATTCTGTCACTGTTAATCTCCGTTGCCCT ATGACTGGGTCTAGAATGAAGATTGCTGGTAGATTCAGACCTTGTGCTCACATGggatgttttgatctagaaagttTTGTGGAGCTTAATCAACGTTCTCGGAAG TGGCAATGTCCAATTTGCCTCAGGAATTCTTCTCTGGAAAACATCATAATTGATCCGTATTTCAACCGCATCACTTCTTTG ATGCGAAATTGTGGAGAAGATGTAAATGAAATTGATGTGAAACCTGATGGTTCTTGGCGTGTCAAAAATGTAGGTGAACATCAGGATCTTGGAAAGTGGCATTTACCTGATGGTAGTCTTTATGTGGCAAACAATATGGAAGTTAAGCCTGACGTGGATATCATGAAGCAGATTAAACTGGAAGGTTTTTCTGAAGGGCATAATAGTCTAAAATTAGGAATCAAGAAAAATCGCAATGGAATATGGGAGGTTAGTAAGCCTGAAGATTTCGGGCATCCATCTTCTGAAAAACATATGCTGGAAAATTTTCAAAACCATTGCCAAGATGGCATCCCCATGAGCAGCAGTCCAACCGAAAGTTACCAAGATGGGGAAGATCCAAGTGTTAATCCAGAGGGTGGGGGGCGTTTTGATTTCTCTGTGAATAATGATCATGAAGTTGATTCTCTTTCTCTGGACATTGACCCAACTTTCAATATTGAGGATAAAATTCTTCCAGCACCAACGAAAGATGCAAACATTATTGTTCTCAGTGATTCTGATGAAGATAATGTTACTTTGATCTCTCCTAGAACTGCCTATGAAGCAGGTCCAGCTGATGATACTAGGATATCTTTTCCTGCGAGCCATCCTGGAGCTCCAGGACCAGACTCTGAAGAACTGGGTCTCAGGACCAGCGGTGCTTCATGCCTTGGTTTTTTTAACAATGATAAtgatgattttggattgccattCTGGCCAATGCAGTCATGTCCACAGGCTGGTCCTGGCTTCCAACTATTTGGTACTGATTCCAATGTCTCAGATGCTTTAGTTGATGTGCAACAACATTCTCGTGGTTGCTCACCGCTTAATGAGTATGATTTGGTATCAGGTGGTGGTTTAGGGGAAATTTCACAAGCCCATGTCCTTTCAACCAGTCATTCTTATGCTGAAGTAAATGGGAGCCTGGTTGATAATCCTCTAGCAGTTGGTGACAATGATCCCTCTCTGCAAATTTATCTTCCAAGCCAGCCAACTGTTGTTGCAGAACATGCAGAGACAGGCAATCATGGAAGGATGGTTAATGGTGTCCATTCTGATGATTGGATATCTCTTACACTTGGTGATGCTAACGGAGGTAATGTGGACCCTCCTTCAACAAACAAGTTTTGCTCGACACAGCAGAAGAGTGGGATAGACTCATTAGCCAATGCTG CTTCAATGCTTCAAGGCATGGATGATGGCAGAGTCAACAAAGTCTCAAGTAGACAAAGGTCTAATGGTCCTTTCTCACCTCCTCGCCAACCGCGTTCAGTTCGTCCAAGGCTGTATCCATCAATAGATGCCGCCTCAGACTAG